The Saccharothrix variisporea genome has a segment encoding these proteins:
- a CDS encoding ABC transporter permease translates to MIRDNARVLRGALISALADFRAIYTWWTWGFAWLTRIIVQVAFFAIIGRLLDSPERTRFLLVGNAVFIAVLVSMLVCASTSWERQTGTLPLLIASASHPFVVFAGRSAQWIVDGTVCASVSLFVLGPLFGLGVPLSRMLAAIPVILLISVSAYCFGLALAGLVLRKMELRNLVGNLASLSLMVFCGVQVPTSFWPEPVQVVASVLPLTHGLHAVRDLFAGAPVGAILGSVGLEMCVLVGWLLIASLTFRWLAESGRADGSIEYGE, encoded by the coding sequence GTGATCAGGGACAACGCCCGCGTCCTGCGCGGGGCGCTCATCAGTGCGCTGGCGGACTTCCGGGCGATCTACACGTGGTGGACGTGGGGGTTCGCCTGGCTGACGCGGATCATCGTGCAGGTCGCCTTCTTCGCGATCATCGGTCGACTGTTGGACTCCCCGGAGCGGACCCGCTTTCTGTTGGTGGGCAACGCGGTCTTCATCGCTGTGCTGGTGTCGATGCTGGTGTGCGCATCGACGTCGTGGGAGCGGCAGACGGGCACGCTGCCGTTGCTCATCGCCTCAGCGAGCCACCCGTTCGTGGTGTTCGCCGGGCGCAGCGCGCAGTGGATCGTCGACGGCACGGTGTGCGCCTCGGTGTCGCTGTTCGTGCTCGGACCGCTCTTCGGCCTGGGTGTGCCGCTGTCCCGGATGCTCGCCGCCATCCCCGTGATCCTCCTGATCTCGGTGTCCGCCTACTGCTTCGGCCTGGCCCTCGCGGGCCTCGTGCTGCGGAAGATGGAGCTGCGCAACCTGGTGGGCAACCTTGCCAGTCTGAGCCTGATGGTGTTCTGCGGCGTGCAGGTCCCGACATCGTTCTGGCCTGAGCCGGTGCAGGTGGTGGCGTCCGTGTTGCCGTTGACGCACGGGCTGCACGCCGTGCGCGACCTGTTCGCTGGTGCCCCCGTGGGCGCGATCCTGGGGTCGGTCGGCTTGGAGATGTGCGTTCTCGTTGGCTGGCTGCTGATCGCGTCACTCACCTTCCGGTGGCTGGCCGAGAGCGGACGCGCCGACGGTTCCATCGAGTACGGCGAATGA